A single window of Culicoides brevitarsis isolate CSIRO-B50_1 chromosome 3, AGI_CSIRO_Cbre_v1, whole genome shotgun sequence DNA harbors:
- the LOC134834639 gene encoding N-alpha-acetyltransferase 20 produces MTTLRPFVCDDMFKFNNVNLDALTETYGLSFYMQYLSQWPEYLQVAESPNGEIMGYIMGKAEGSGENWHGHVTALTVSPDYRKMGLASILMQFLENVSEKKRCYFVDLFVRVSNRVAINMYTNLGYSVFRTVLEYYLGETENENALDMRKALSMDVNKKSIIPLAHPVRPEDIE; encoded by the exons atgacaaCTTTAAGGCCTTTTGTGTGCGATGACATGTTCAAATTCAACAATGT caatttaGATGCATTGACTGAAACCTATGGACTCTCCTTTTACATGCAATATTTGTCACAATGGCCCGAATATCTGCAAGTTGCGGAATCCCCAAATGGGGAAATTATGGGATACA tcatggGAAAAGCAGAAGGTTCGGGCGAGAACTGGCATGGACATGTGACGGCATTGACTGTCTCGCCGGATTATCGTAAAATGGGACTTGCTTCGATTTTGATGCAATTTCTCGAAAATGTATCagaaaa gaaaagaTGTTACTTTGTTGACTTGTTCGTGAGAGTCAGTAATCGAGTAGCGATCAATATGTACACAAATCTCGGGTATTCTGTATTCCGAACGGTGCTGGAGTACTATCTGGGCGAGACGGAGAACGAAAATGCGCTGGATATGagg aaagCACTTTCGATGGATGTTAATAAAAAGTCTATTATACCGTTGGCGCATCCTGTGCGTCCTGAAGACATCGaataa
- the LOC134835179 gene encoding sushi, von Willebrand factor type A, EGF and pentraxin domain-containing protein 1-like, whose amino-acid sequence MKFSSKHLIFCFFVSFAICEEILDESVAENDVVAETSEKPILTFEGASPENVSKSKVDQLSSVFKKNIDKLKSKHKRLDIVFLIDSSSSVGKVNFESEIKFVKKLLSDFPVSYEYTRVAIVTFSSQAKIFRHVDQISKPSQLNDKCMLLNHQINTISFSGGGTHTYGAFEEAKKIFENGRAGSKKLIFLVTDGFSNGKDPVPIAHELKQENITIYTIGIQSGNYEELYNISSAPGQSHSYLLDSFGQFESLARKALHADYKVGETLRVNERFCNLLCAENDLENENCCDKNAECSCDTNSGHYKCLCKPGFFGSGLVNSCHVCANGTYSDTWNECKSCPDKNHITLKEPALSIADCVCKNGFKSGDRNNCETITCPELTPPKNGYFVTSSKGCGQVLNAACGARCKSGYLLTGSSIRLCQENGTWSGTEAECVLKTCPALKVPYYGQAICKNPDLNLFFDYSPRNETFMANYSRDVDKFTERMPIDTECTFKCGHGFYIVGSRQRNCLPLKEGKWDGLKTSCKQILCQPLPKVKFGNYEPLDCTEDKSEHGSNCTLTCEFGFELKGGPSIRVCNGKRNGFWSHKNKNPRCVDVMAPHLTCPGDYSLPLEPDLNYTLIRQLHQPYVFDNSGENVTFWTRPALKENKMKLGKGNHTITYIAVDNFKNKAKCTFSIAVIDINPPVFEECMDPPTLFIGAEKNKNTTFLEWDEPVVYDNSNEPVSLEKSMNFGFLDVGVYEVTYTATDSSGNSEVCIVNVTVKERKCENIEAPMNGASICVRNITHTLCELSCNIGYGFYSDNKELSDTLRLTCENRKGVWAEKSPDCSLIETPESVEEVFTISLDADPMICDDGSAQEELKTGFVDVIKEHLCGNQEDCEISSQLPACEPEEQLPGVSNSTFYNIVKREIASKSSSREARANFNIKVYTNLGKRLGLWQYNVSKVENIQKIRAELEAVNTNKDLKRKLQQYKIDITSLKLDEFAKCNPGSVSKKLVCVQCPAGTFHNITSNLCQSCAIGMYNDVPGRTECTPCPHNYVTRKSNAKSFYDCKALCPPGTIAKLKPKTGADQHPNSLMPYCRKCNPGEYNPNYNQLRCEKCPSGYFSNRGSTNIQNCTFTQLPCLQNPCGKHGKCVPERASHLYTCVCDEGFVGAHCEIWENSCLSAPCYNGGTCSMTTDGALKCKCLESYHGAFCEHFRDPCNENPCKNGGSCVEIEGKVVCECANGFEGERCEKYNNICDTRPCEMGICVNNGDGFSCICPPGQIGRRCHLKPCDYVPCHGSSVCVDVAEDVTTKNSYKCECPIGLKGQNCTEVDNPCDHLPCRNNGICSPVALRSLRQTSIFSRYIDDQKYDEFKCDCPPFFYGKTCETLVTPDFIMEFQKTNVNNYIKMKGPTENLQEISFCAWLKTNDTFNYGTLLSYAAGNVDNMFTLTDYNGLILYVNGSHTITDIVINDGFWHFVCVTWRKENGYYEIYLDGRLVSSGVDLNPNGEIQGNGLLIIGQEQDTLGASFSESESFIGMISYLDIWKRALNGYEVEELYTSCEPYQGDLYAWTDFKLQTHGNIKTYPSNFCKPCARNLTLQYGTVMYIGNNALYQCDEGYLMEGSAIRHCLRTSFWEKSSPVCKLIRCGYVGSISNGNVTVTKSSYNGTATFKCDSGYEMLGNPLRVCQLNGKWSGANPECVSKHFCAPISTPEHSTVIYATEKGTIDDKNVTEFRTGTLAEIQCESGTHPDGDNLITCMNDGTWDNDPPVCIPEKIDADLIEVEEIVITEPTTLGLGQKSVPDKAFWKSLHSYLFFGCSDVAKRSSLCDNYPTNLTDLNNFDGDKGKGVQNTDQKLVDLFETTLASIDFPSVTIGSLFEYILYQNDTENERLDKNMEDSFRSTLCFYMNILSSEPPKEEESDYDDSSEDIGRKIIRLIRKIVQPAFENDLKLNVEKPLRGLQALIASKEAESSNKLMS is encoded by the exons ATGAAATTCTCGTCaaaacatttgattttttgtttttttgtttctttcgcGATTTGTGAGGAAATTTTGGACGAAAGTGTTGCGGAAAATGACGTCGTTGCTGAAACGTCTGAAAAACCAATTTTAACGTTCGAAGGTGCATCGCCAGAAAATGTGAGCAAATCTAAAGTTGACCAACTGAGTTCCgtgttcaagaaaaatattgacaagcTGAAAAGTAAACACAAACGACTCGATATCGTTTTTTTGATCGATTCGAGTTCCAGTGTGggaaaagttaatttcgaaagtgaaattaaatttgtaaaaaaattactgagcGATTTTCCTGTGAGTTACGAATACACTCGAGTTGCGATCGTAACGTTCAGTtcccaagcaaaaattttccgcCATGTTGATCAAATTTCGAAACCTTCCCAGCTAAACGACAAATGCATGTTGCTGAATCATCAGATCAACACGATCAGTTTTTCGGGGGGCGGCACTCATACTTACGGCGCTTTCGAAGaagcaaagaaaattttcgaaaacggAAGAGCTGGTAGTAAAAAACTCATATTTTTAGTCACCGATGGATTTTCGAACGGAAAAGATCCCGTACCCATCGCGCACGAACTGAAACAGGAAAATATCACAATTTACACAATTGGCATCCAGAGTGGCAATTATGAGGAACTTTATAATATTTCGAGTGCGCCGGGACAAAGTCACAGTTATTTGCTCGATAGTTTCGGGCAATTTGAGAGTTTGGCGCGTAAAGCGTTGCATGCGGATTACAAAGTTGGCGAAACTTTGAGAGTTAATGAGCGATTTTGTAATTTGCTGTGTGCGGAAAATGatttagaaaatgaaaattgttgcGATAAAAATGCGGAATGTAGTTGCGATACGAATTCGGGGCATTATAAGTGTTTGTGCAAGCCGGGATTTTTTGGAAGTGGTTTGGTGAATTCGTGCCATG tttgcgCTAATGGAACTTACTCCGACACATGGAATGAATGCAAATCCTGCCCCGACAAAAATCACATCACATTAAAGGAACCTGCTCTCAGTATTGCTGATTGTGTTTGCAAAAACGGCTTTAAATCCGGCGATCGTAATAATTGCGAGACAATTACTTGTCCCGAGCTCACTCCTCCTAAAAATGGATATTTTGTGACTTCTtctaaag GTTGTGGTCAAGTCTTGAACGCCGCATGCGGAGCAAGATGCAAATCTGGATATCTCTTAACCGGAAGCAGCATTCGTTTGTGTCAGGAGAACGGCACGTGGTCAGGAACTGAAGCAGAATGCGTTTTAAAAACCTGCCCAGCACTCAAAGTCCCGTATTATGGTCAAGCAATTTGCAAAAATCcagatttaaatttgtttttcgacTATTCTCCGCGAAATGAAACTTTTATGGCGAATTACTCGCGTGACGTGGATAAATTTACGGAACGGATGCCCATCGATACGGAATGTACCTTCAAATGTGGACATGGATTTTACATTGTTGGCTCCCGGCAGAGGAATTGTTTGCCCTTGAAGGAGGGAAAATGGGATGGATTGAAGACTTCGTGCAAgc aAATCCTGTGTCAACCCCTACCAAAAGTAAAATTCGGTAATTACGAACCTCTCGATTGCACCGAAGACAAATCTGAACACGGTTCAAATTGCACTTTAACCTGCGAATTTGGCTTTGAACTCAAAGGAGGACCTTCAATTCGCGTTTGCAACGGCAAACGCAACGGATTTTGGTCCCATAAGAACAAAAACCCTCGTTGTGTTGACGTCATGGCTCCTCATCTCACCTGCCCGGGCGATTATTCGCTCCCGCTTGAACCGGATCTCAACTATACGCTCATTCGTCAACTTCATCAACCGTATGTCTTCGATAACAGTGGCGAAAATGTCACTTTTTGGACTCGTCCTGCCCTAAAAGAGAACAAAATGAAACTCGGCAAAGGAAATCACACGATAACTTACATCGCCGTCgataatttcaaaaacaaagcaaaatgCACCTTTTCGATCGCCGTAATTGACATAAATCCGCCCGTTTTTGAGGAATGCATGGATCCGCCGACGTTATTTATTGGCGCggaaaagaataaaaacacTACTTTCCTTGAATGGGATGAACCTGTTGTCTATGACAACTCCAATGAACCTGTTTCGCTTGAAAAATCCATGAATTTTGGGTTTTTAGACGTTGGCGTGTACGAAGTCACCTATACAGCAACTGATTCTTCAGGAAATTCAGAAGTTTGTATCGTAAATGTGACTGTGAAGGAGAGAAAATGCGAAAATATCGAAGCTCCTATGAACGGCGCCTCAATTTGTGTCAGAAATATCACCCATACGCTTTGTGAACTCTCGTGCAACATCGGATATGGCTTTTACAGCGACAACAAAGAACTTTCTGACACCCTGAGACTCACTTGTGAGAACCGAAAAGGCGTTTGGGCTGAAAAATCTCCCGATTGTAGTCTCATTGAGACTCCCGAGTCCGTAGAAGAGGTTTTCACAATATCGCTGGATGCTGATCCTATGATTTGTGACGATGGAAGTGCCCAAGAAGAGCTGAAAACGGGTTTTGTTGACGTCATTAAGGAACATTTATGCGGAAATCAAGAAGATTGTGAGATTTCCTCGCAATTACCTGCTTGTGAACCCGAAGAACAACTTCCAGGGGTTTccaattcaactttttataaCATCGTGAAACGGGAAATTGCATCAAAAAGTTCTTCGAGAGAGGCTCGAGCTAATTTCAATATCAAAGTTTACACAAATCTCGGAAAGCGACTCGGATTGTGGCAGTATAACGTCTcaaaagtagaaaatattcaaaaaatccgCGCCGAGCTTGAAGCTGTGAACACGAATAAAGATCTCAAGCGAAAACTGCAGCAATATAAAATCGACATCACAAGTTTGAAGTTGGATGAGTTTGCAAAATGCAACCCAGGCAGTGTCAGTAAGAAACTTGTGTGTGTTCAATGTCCTGCAGGTACTTTTCATAATATAACCTCAAATTTGTGTCAATCTTGCGCGATTGGGATGTACAATGATGTTCCGGGACGCACAGAATGCACGCCCTGCCCCCATAATTACGTCACACGAAAGTCAAATGCCAAAAGTTTTTACGATTGCAAGGCTTTGTGTCCTCCGGGAACGATAGCGAAGCTAAAACCAAAGACAGGAGCTGATCAACATCCGAATAGCTTGATGCCTTATTGCAGAAAATGCAATCCAGGCGAATATAATCCGAACTATAATCAATTAAGATGCGAAAAATGCCCTTCCGGGTACTTTTCGAATCGCGGATCGACCAATATTCAAAATTGCACATTCACTCAACTGCCTTGTTTACAAAATCCCTGTGGCAAACACGGCAAATGTGTGCCTGAAAGAGCGTCGCATCTTTACACGTGTGTCTGTGATGAGGGATTTGTCGGAGCTCATTGTGAAATATGGGAGAATTCGTGTCTTTCGGCGCCTTGTTACAACGGAGGTACGTGCTCGATGAcaacagatggcgctttaaaatgtaaatgctTGGAATCGTATCACGGAGCGTTTTGTGAGCACTTTAGAGATCCGTGTAACGAGAATCCGTGCAAAAATGGCGGAAGTTGTGTGGAAATTGAAGGAAAAGTTGTTTGTGAATGTGCTAATGGATTTGAAGGGGAAAGATGCGAAaagtataataatatttgtgaCACAAGACCTTGTGAAATGGGAATTTGTGTCAATAATGGAGATGGATTTTCTTGTATTTGTCCTCCGGGTCAGATTGGAAGGAG ATGTCATCTCAAACCATGCGATTACGTCCCGTGCCATGGAAGCTCCGTTTGCGTGGATGTTGCTGAAGACGTTACCACAAAAAATAGCTACAAATGCGAATGCCCAATCGGTTTAAAAGGTCAAAACTGCACCGAAGTCGATAACCCGTGTGATCATTTGCCATGCAGAAACAACGGAATTTGTTCGCCAGTTGCTTTGCGAAGTCTCCGACAAACAAGCATCTTTAGTCGCTACATCGACGATCAAAAATACGACGAATTCAAGTGTGATTGCCCTCCGTTCTTTTATGGAAAAACTTGCGAAACGCTCGTCACACCGGATTTCATAATGGAATTTCAGAAAACGAATGTCAATAATTACATCAAGATGAAAGGACCAACGGAAAATCTGCAAGAA atttcgTTCTGTGCATGGCTCAAAACGAACGACACATTCAATTATGGGACTTTATTGTCATATGCTGCGGGAAATGTCGACAATATGTTCACCTTAACGGACTACAATGG GCTCATTTTGTATGTAAATGGCTCTCACACGATCACCGATATCGTCATTAACGATggtttttggcattttgtcTGTGTCACATGGCGCAAAGAAAACGGCTATTACGAAATTTATCTCGATGGAAGGCTCGTGAGTAGCGGCGTCGATCTCAATCCAAACGGAGAAATTCAAGGAAACGGACTTTTGATCATCGGACAGGAACAAGATACGCTCGGCGCGAGTTTTAGTGAGTCGGAAAGCTTCATTGGGATGATTTCGTATCTCGATATATGGAAAAGGGCGTTGAACGGGTACGAAGTTGAGGAGCTTTATACGTCTTGTGAACCGTATCAGGGAGATTTGTATGCTTGGACCGACTTTAAGCTCCAAACTCATGGAAATATCAAGACTTACCCGTCGAATTTTTGCAAACCTTGTGCGAGGAACTTGACGTTGCAGTATGGCACGGTCATGTATATCGGAAATAATGCGTTGTATCAATGCGATGAGGGATATTTGATGGAAGGAAGTGCGATAAGGCATTGTTTGAGGACTTCTTTTTGGGAAAAATCGTCTCCTGTCTGCAAAT tgaTCCGTTGCGGCTATGTAGGCTCAATTTCAAATGGAAACGTGACAGTAACAAAGTCAAGTTACAACGGCACAGCTACTTTCAAATGTGACTCGGGTTACGAGATGCTTGGAAATCCTTTGCGCGTGTGTCAACTTAACGGAAAATGGTCTGGCGCGAATCCCGAATGCGTTAGCAAACACTTTTGTGCTCCAATTTCGACTCCCGAGCACAGTACAGTCATATATGCAACAGAAAAAGGCACAATAGACGATAAAAATGTCACCGAATTCCGTACAGGAACATTAGCCGAGATCCAATGCGAATCAGGAACGCATCCAGATGGCGATAATTTGATCACTTGCATGAATGACGGCACGTGGGACAACGATCCGCCGGTTTGTATACCGGAAAAAATTGACGCCGACTTGATTGAAGTAGAGGAAATTGTCATTACTGAACCAACAACTTTGGgtttgggtcaaaaatctgTTCCGGACAAGGCTTTTTGGAAGTCACTTCATTCGTATTTGTTCTTTGGATGTTCCGATGTTGCCAAGAGATCATCCCTGTGCGATAATTACCCCACAAATTTGAcagatttgaataattttgacgGAGACAAAGGCAAAGGAGTTCAAAATACGGATCAAAAGCTCGTTGATTTGTTTGAAACGACTCTCGCATCGATAGATTTCCCTTCAGTCACAATCGGAAGTCTTTTTGAGTACATTTTATACCAAAATGACACCGAAAACGAACGTTTAGACAAGAATATGGAAGATTCTTTCCGATCAACGTTGTGTTTTTACATGAATATTCTTTCAAGTGAACCTCCAAAGGAAGAAGAATCCGATTATGACGACTCCAGTGAAGATATTGGAAGAAAAATCATCCgtttaatacgaaaaattgttcaaccAGCATTCGAAAATGATCTAAAATTGAATGTAGAAAAGCCTTTGAGGGGACTTCAAGCGTTAATTGCGTCGAAAGAAGCGGAAAGTAGTAATAAATTGATGTCgtaa
- the LOC134833952 gene encoding probable E3 ubiquitin-protein ligase MGRN1 translates to MGALTSRQNAAVEEVDNVANQAYKYPPRSGNYFSSHFIMGGERFDTPQPEAYLFGENADLNFLGSKPTPFPYPPPQANEPTKTLKSLVNIRKETVRFVRASSETAVKLHAGDGPISTKGNLYNIEFIFDSDVKCAITIYYFASEEIGATGLLYHSRDASLTSETFHYKKGAGQVFSQPMHIFSPSVFPEDDLQYSAEKDIYPVAIHCVVEEGLDEPKQSHTTICVVDHHTDGMYVLRALKQKLFVDGLCYLLQEIYGIENKNLNKVIQDDDDAEDNGSECVICMCDQRDTLILPCRHLCLCNTCANSLRYQANNCPICRAPFRALLQIRAVQKTAGNAHNLIIAPNQGDDVDNIPAGYTAVSLIEALNGPPPIPKPRAISPITQESVDVAAANSRNGTLERKKTVELEKRASLKEKRDTQLEKRNSVGGKEETNGGGVAKENGAIYKHSSPPSLVRSASSKERSCKEKLANRSQSMKLVNEKTANTITDNDDDSEAEKLSPLLNNKIVKIPIKKALNNSIQIDDIDGHEETEVANNINLSLKKKKSRSSLASENEVSTGIAGVGEDSDYYTPEDPHTTILSPVANEKTSISESISNNKINEASLITPLNVLKESAVSLPDSPLSNNSQASRSSGESYSSSSSTKQLLSSVISTTDTHPTHIASIDHIRIPDKCNASIANV, encoded by the exons ATGGGAGCACTAACAAGCCGACAAAACGCTGCAGTCGAAGAAGTGGATAATGTCGCGAACCAAGCGTACAAATATCCGCCTCGATCAG gcaattatttttcgagtCATTTTATCATGGGCGGCGAGCGTTTCGACACCCCACAACCCGAGGCTTATCTCTTTGGCGAAAACGCAGATTTGAATTTCCTCGGAAGCAAACCCACTcct tTTCCTTATCCACCGCCTCAAGCAAATGAACCCACAAAAACCCTCAAGAGCTTAGTGAACATCCGCAAGGAAACCGTTCGTTTCGTGCGCGCCAGCAGCGAGACTGCGGTAAAATTGCATGCAGGCGACGGACCCATCAGTACAAAGGGAAACTTGTACAATATCGAGTTCATTTTCGATTCTGACGTCAAATGTGCAATtacgatttattattttgcctcTGAAGAAATTGGGGCGACGGGACTTTTGTATCATTCGCGAGATGCGTCGCTCACTTCCGAgacttttcattataaaaaagggGCTGGACAGGTTTTTAGTCAACCGATGCATATTTTTAGCCCTTCTGTGTTTCCGGAAGACGATTTGCAATACTCGGCGGAGAAAGATATTTATCCCGTGGCGATTCATTGTGTCGTTGAGGAAGGTTTGGACGAGCCGAAACAGTCTCATACGACAATTTGCGTCGTCGATCATCACACGGATGGGATGTATGTCCTTCGGGCACTCAAACAGAAGCTTTTTGTCGACGGTTTGTGCTACTTACTGCAAGAAATCTACGGAATCgagaacaaaaacttgaacaaGGTCATCCAGGATGACGACGATGCCGAAGACAATGGCAGCGAATGTGTCATTTGCATGTGTGACCAACGCGATACGCTAATTTTGCCCTGTCGGCATCTCTGTTTGTGCAATACGTGTGCCAATTCGTTGCGATATCAAGCAAACAATTGTCCGATTTGTCGCGCCCCCTTTCGGGCGTTGTTGCAAATTCGCGCCGTGCAGAAAACCGCTGGAAACGCGCATAATTTGATCATTGCGCCAAATCAGGGTGACGATGTCGACAACATTCCCGCTGGATATACGGCAGTTTCGCTCATTGAAGCGCTAAATGGACCGCCGCCAATTCCCAAGCCGCGAGCGATTAGTCCGATTACGCAGGAAAGTGTAGATGTCGCTGCGGCAAACAGCAGAAATGGCACGCTTGAACGCAAAAAGACAGTTGAACTCGAAAAACGTGCGAGTCTCAAGGAAAAACGTGATACTCAGTTGGAGAAAAGAAACTCAGTTGGCGGTAAGGAAGAAACAAATGGCGGAGGAGTGGCGAAAGAAAATGGCGCAATTTATAAACATTCCTCACCGCCATCTTTGGTTAGGTCGGCAAGTAGCAAGGAAAGATCGTGCAAGGAAAAGTTGGCAAATCGGAGTCAATCCATGAAACTTGTGAACGAGAAGACGGCGAATACGATAACg gacaATGATGACGATTCTGAAGCAGAAAAATTATCTCCGTTATTGAACaacaaaatcgtaaaaatccCCATAAAAAAAGCACTGAACAATTCCATTCAAATTGACGATATTGATGGGCATGAAGAGACTGAAGTCGCCAACAACATCAATTTGTCtctcaaaaaa aaaaagAGTCGTTCATCCCTCGCAAGTGAGAACGAAGTCTCAACAGGAATCGCTGGCGTTGGAGAAGATTCCGACTATTACACTCCCGAAGATCCTCATACTACTATTTTAAGTCCTGTGGCAAatgaaaag acAAGCATTTCCGAGTCgatcagcaacaacaaaataaacgaAGCATCACTCATTACTCCCCTAAATGTGCTTAAAGAAAGTGCAGTGTCTCTTCcag ACAGTCCATTGAGCAACAATTCTCAAGCATCCCGCAGCTCGGGCGAAAGTTATTCCTCCAGCTCGTCGACGAAGCAACTTTTGTCGTCGGTAATTAGCACAACGGACACGCATCCGACACACATTGCTAGCATCGATCACATTCGCATTCCTGACAAATGCAACGCCAGCATCGCGAATGTGTAA
- the LOC134834862 gene encoding N-acetyl-D-glucosamine kinase, with protein sequence MYVAGVEGGATHSKLLMCNEAGAIIASIEGPGTNHWMLGIPECARRIAKMVDDAKKAAGVPLDVKLKALGLSLSGCEQEATNRELENELRVSHPTVSESYVVVSDTVGSILTASNLGGLVLISGTGSNAFLRNPSGSQAQSGGWGHMLGDEGAAWWISHRAIKTVFDHEDNFVQCPYPLDRVWSLIRKHFDIETRFDLLPHCYGEKFEKSFFAGLCKKLAEAAEQGDELCIKIFADAGQALGRFVLALLPKVEAELVSSGSLCIVCVGSVWLSWKFLKGGFTKVLNSTNIPFEISLVKLTNSMGLGACYMAADSIKFELKRDYSKNYEVFYTYTNNNNSKVQTNGN encoded by the exons ATGTACGTTGCAGGAGTAGAAGG TGGTGCAACTCACTCGAAATTGTTGATGTGCAATGAAGCAGGCGCAATTATCGCCTCCATCGAAGGTCCAGGCACGAATCATTGGATGTTGGGAATTCCCGAATGTGCACGACGGATAGCCAAAATGGTTGATGATGCCAAAAAAGCTGCTGGAGTTCCGTTGGATGTTAAATTGAAGGCACTTGGTTTAAGTTTGAGTGGATGTgaacag gaaGCTACAAATCGTGAATTGGAAAACGAACTTCGTGTATCGCATCCAACCGTTTCGGAGTCTTATGTCGTTGTCAGTGACACAGTTGGAAGTATTTTGACTGCCAGCAACTTGGGAGGTCTCGTATTGATTTCCGGCACTGGCTCGAACGCCTTTTTGCGAAATCCAAGCGGTTCTCAGGCACAAAGCGGCGGCTGGGGTCACATGTTGGGCGATGAAGGAGCTGCTTGGTGGATTTCTCATCGTGCCATCAAAACTGTCTTCGATCACGAAGATAATTTCGTGCAATGTCCTTATCCCTTGGATCGTGTTTGGTCCTTGATTCGCAAACATTTCGACATTGAGACACGTTTTGATCTGTTGCCACATTGCTACGGcgagaaattcgaaaaatcctTCTTTGCTGGGCTATGCAAAAAGTTGGCAGAAGCTGCGGAACAAGGCGACGaactttgtataaaaattttcgcggATGCGGGACAAGCTTTGGGGCGATTTGTGCTTGCGTTGTTGCCAAAAGTCGAAGCAGAGCTCGTAAGTAGCGGCTCGTTGTGCATCGTTTGCGTCGGATCGGTATGGCTCAGTTGGAAATTCTTGAAGGGCGGCTTCACAAAAGTGCTGAACTCGACAAATATTCCGTTTGAAATCTCGTTGGTAAAATTAACGAACAGTATGGGACTTGGGGCATGCTATATGGCAGCTGATTCGATCAAATTTGAACTGAAACGCGATTATTCCAAAAACTACGAAGTTTTTTACACGTACACGAACAATAATAACAGCAAAGTTCAAACGAACGGCAATTGA